TTTTAGGAACCGCTTTTGCCTACCAGGGCAGGGGGAATCACGTCATTACTTCTGCCGTTGAGCACCATGCAGTTCTTGATACATGCAAGTTCCTTGGCCAAAACGGTTATGAAGTCACTTTCCTTCCGGTTGACCAAAATGGGGTTGTAAATCCCGAGGATGTTGCAAGGGCGATTCGGAGGGAAACAATTTTAATTTCTATCATGCACGCCAATAACGAGATTGGAACAATCGAGCCGATTGAGGAAATTGGAAGGATTGCCCGGGAAAGGGAAGTCGCCTTTCATACAGATGCCGTGCAGACGGTAGGCCACCTTCCGATTAATGTTGAGGACTTGAAAGTTGATCTGTTATCAATGGCAGCCCATAAAATGTATGGGCCGAAAGGAGCAGGGGCCCTCTACGTCAGAAGGGGAACACGCCTTGCTCCAATCCACCACGGAGGGGGCCAGGAGAGGAAGCGACGACCGGGAACGGAAAATCTCCCGGGTATTGTCGGTTTTGGAAAAGCGGCAGAAGTTGCCGCACGCGATCTTTCCTCACAAAGTGCCCGGATCCAGCAACTCCGGGATAAATTGATTCAAGGGATTCAAAAACGGGTTCCTGATGTCAGGTTGAACGGCCACCCAACCCGGCGTTTACCCAATAATGTTAATTTTAGTTTTGCTGGAGTTGAGGGGGAGTCTCTCCTCTTGAGTTTAGACCTGAAGGGGATTGCCGCATCTACAGGTTCTGCTTGCAGTTCGGGGGCATTTCAGGCATCACACGTGTTGGCGGCAATCGGGCTTCCTCCCGAGCTGGCCCGCGGTTCACTGCGGATGACAACCGGCCTTGCAAACTCGGACGAAGATATTGATTATGTGCTTGAGGTGCTTCCGCAGATTGTGGCGAAACTCAGGACACTATCTCCGCTCGCCCGGAAACAGGGTTAGGCCTGGAGCAGCCGGTAAAAGTTTAGAAAAAGTACGGGGGTATGGCACCGGTGCAGAAAACAGTTTTTGTGGCGATGAGTGGGGGAGTAGACAGTTCGGTTGCTGCTTATCTGCTTAAAAAAAAGGGGTATCGCGTGATCGGGATTACGCTGCAGGTCCGGCCTACCGGGGAGGATCCTGATTACGGGGGATGTTGCGCCCTGACTGCCGTGGAAGATGCCCGGAGAGTCGCGGAAATATTAGAAATCCCCCACTATGTTTGGAATTTCCAGGATATTTTCGAAGAAAAAGTCATTGAATATTTTTGCGAGGAATATCTTACCGGTCGCACACCAAACCCGTGCCTTGCCTGTAACCGGGAAATCAAATTTAAGGCCTTATTAAACCGTGTACGCGCCCTGGGGGCAGATTTTCTCGCCACCGGTCACTACGCCCGGATCGAGTATAGTGTAGAAAACGGGCGCTGGATTTTACGCCGCGGGCTGGATCCCAAAAAGGACCAGAGTTACGTCCTTTATATGCTGGAACAGGATCAAATGCCCTACCTTTTGTTTCCCCTGGGGGTACGGACGAAGGATGAGGTCCGCCGGATTGCCTCTTCCGCCGGCCTTCCGATTGCCGCAAAAAAAG
The Bacillota bacterium genome window above contains:
- the mnmA gene encoding tRNA 2-thiouridine(34) synthase MnmA — its product is MAPVQKTVFVAMSGGVDSSVAAYLLKKKGYRVIGITLQVRPTGEDPDYGGCCALTAVEDARRVAEILEIPHYVWNFQDIFEEKVIEYFCEEYLTGRTPNPCLACNREIKFKALLNRVRALGADFLATGHYARIEYSVENGRWILRRGLDPKKDQSYVLYMLEQDQMPYLLFPLGVRTKDEVRRIASSAGLPIAAKKESQEICFIPDYDYRRFLKERVRGIKPGPVYDLEGNLVGRHEGLAFYTIGQRRGLGLALGYPAYVIELDFSRNALIIGKKEDLNASGLVAESVNYIAFASLRASREAEVKIRYRAPLVSAVISPGKNGTVEVRFAKPQKAVTPGQAVVFYGGDLVLGGGIIARKINK
- the nifS gene encoding cysteine desulfurase NifS, whose translation is MRQVYLDHAATTPIHSEVAAEISQFLETCFGNPSSVHAFGREAKKHLENARQKVALLIGALSEEIIFTSGGTEADNLAILGTAFAYQGRGNHVITSAVEHHAVLDTCKFLGQNGYEVTFLPVDQNGVVNPEDVARAIRRETILISIMHANNEIGTIEPIEEIGRIAREREVAFHTDAVQTVGHLPINVEDLKVDLLSMAAHKMYGPKGAGALYVRRGTRLAPIHHGGGQERKRRPGTENLPGIVGFGKAAEVAARDLSSQSARIQQLRDKLIQGIQKRVPDVRLNGHPTRRLPNNVNFSFAGVEGESLLLSLDLKGIAASTGSACSSGAFQASHVLAAIGLPPELARGSLRMTTGLANSDEDIDYVLEVLPQIVAKLRTLSPLARKQG